The nucleotide window GATATGGGAAGATAGTGATAAGAGGGGACAACGTCCTTGCGATATCACCGACTGAAGAGTGAGGTGATGTTGAATGAGCAGTGGTACCCCGTCACTTGGAAAGAGAAACAAGACGCCAACTCACATCAGGTGCAGAAGGTGCGGTAGGAAGGCTTTCAACGTCAAGAAGGGTTACTGCGCTGCATGCGGCTTTGGAAGGAGCAGAAGGTTGAGGAAATACAGATGGAGCAAGAAGTGGAAGAAGAAAAAGAACGTTCACTGATCTTTTCTTTTTCACTTGTGCTTAGCTTTCCACTTGCTCCATCTGTATAGAGCTGATAATGCTTTTACTGCCCTTTCAGGCTCTGGATATGCTGGAATTCCGTTCTCGTTTAGGGTGTCAATAGCTTCCTTCGCCTCAATTCCACCAACGATTGCAACGACCAATGGCTTCTTCCTTCCGCTCTCGTTGTACTCCCTAATTATAATTTCTGCCAAATCTCTTGGGTCGAGAACTGCGGTTTGGCAGTACAGGACTATTATTGAGTGCATCTCTGGGTGGTTAAGCGCATCCCTAATTGCTCCTTCGTAGCTCTTTGCATCGGCCATTCCAGTTAAGTCCACCGGGTTCTTGTAGCTTCCGAATGGAGGCATGTGATTGGCGAATATCTTCAGTTGCTCCAAGTCGTCGTAAAGCTTCAACCCTTCTTCTTCAGCGGCATCTGTGGCCATAACTCCGATACCACCACCGTTGGTTATTATAACGACGTTATCTCCCTGGGGTTCTGGCAAGTTGCTCAATGCTCTGGCCCAGTCAAAAGCCTCTCCTATAGTGAGCGCCCTAAGCACTCCGCTCTGCTTGAACGCTGCGCTATAAATGGTATCGCTTCCCGCTAGTGAACCCGTGTGAGAAGCTGCGGCCTTTGCTCCCCTCTCACTTCTTCCAGCCTTTATAACTATTATCGGCTTCTTCTTGCTAACCTCCTTTGCAACTTCCATGAACCTTCTTCCATCCTTAACGCCCTCCATGTAAATCAGTATCGCCCTAGTATTCTCGTCGTCCTTGAAGAATTCCAGTAGATCGGCATCATCGATGTCAGCCTTGTTCCCAACGCTCACTACTGCCGAGAGGCCAATCTTCTCAAGTATAGTCCATCCCATTAGGGCAATTCCTAGTGCTCCACTCTGGCTTATCAATGCCAAGGGCCCAGGAAGAACGTCTGTTGGGCCAAAAGTTCCATTCAATTTAGCTGGTGTATAAACAACTCCGAAGATGTTCGGTCCTAGGATTCTCATTCCGTACTTCCTTGCGGTTTCGACGAGTTGTTGCTCAACTTTCTTTC belongs to Pyrococcus abyssi GE5 and includes:
- the acdAI gene encoding acetate--CoA ligase II subunit alpha, yielding MSLEALFNPKSIAVIGASSKPGKIGYAIMKNLIEYGYEGKIYPVNIKGGEMEISGRKFKVYKSILEVPDEVDMAIIVVPAKFVPQVVEECGQKGVKVVPIISSGFGELGEEGKKVEQQLVETARKYGMRILGPNIFGVVYTPAKLNGTFGPTDVLPGPLALISQSGALGIALMGWTILEKIGLSAVVSVGNKADIDDADLLEFFKDDENTRAILIYMEGVKDGRRFMEVAKEVSKKKPIIVIKAGRSERGAKAAASHTGSLAGSDTIYSAAFKQSGVLRALTIGEAFDWARALSNLPEPQGDNVVIITNGGGIGVMATDAAEEEGLKLYDDLEQLKIFANHMPPFGSYKNPVDLTGMADAKSYEGAIRDALNHPEMHSIIVLYCQTAVLDPRDLAEIIIREYNESGRKKPLVVAIVGGIEAKEAIDTLNENGIPAYPEPERAVKALSALYRWSKWKAKHK
- a CDS encoding 50S ribosomal protein L37e; protein product: MSSGTPSLGKRNKTPTHIRCRRCGRKAFNVKKGYCAACGFGRSRRLRKYRWSKKWKKKKNVH